The nucleotide sequence GGCAGACAGTCCGGCATAATCGCTGGTCACCTCCACCCGGCCTGACGCAAGGCCAGACCGTACCCGCTCCGTTGAAATATGCTGGATATACGACTCGCCGTCCTGCAGCGATTTAACCTTTGCCTCGTCAATGTCAAATCCGATCGTCCGAAAGCCGTGCTCGGCAAAATTGTAGAGTATGGGCAAGCCCACGTACCCCAGGCCAATGATACCCACGACAAACTCTTTTTGGTCAATCTTGTTGATGAGCTCTGATTTCATGCTTCAGTTTCCCGCAATGGATTATTTAACGGTTTGTAAAGGCTGTCGTGCCCGCAGCGCTGCCAGCTGGCCGCCCGACCCTCGCGGATCGTCAACCTTTTGGCACAGCATTGGGATGTGGCGAAGTCCCAGGACCGGGGCGTCCGATGGAGATGTAAGTAAATCCATACTTCTCCATGGATTTAGGCTCGAATTGATTGCGGCCATCGAAAATGACCGGCTCTGCCAGGGTCGATTTCATTTGCCGGAAGTCGGGGCGACGAAAGTGGTGCCAATCGGTAACCAGTATCAGAGCCTGGGCATCTTGCAGGCAGCGGTACATGTTATCGGAATAGTCGATGGGCAAGCCGAAGGCCTGATCGAATGCGTGGGCGGCGATGGGATCATAGGCGCGGACACTGGCGCCCGCCTCCAGCAAGCCCTCAATAATGCGGGCCGCAGGCGCCTCCCGCACGTCATCGGTATCCGGTTTGAAGGCCAGTCCCCATACGGCGAAGGTCTTGCCGGCGAGTGCTTCGCGACCGAAATAGGCTTTCATTTTAAACAGCAGGCGCTCTTGCTGCACCAAGTTGGCGCGATCCGCCGCCTGCACGACGTGCATGGGGACCTCTACTGATTCCGCCGTCTTGAGCAGGGCCCCGACGTCCTTGGGGAAACAGGAGCCCCCGTAACCGACTCCCGGGAACAGGTAGCGTCGGCCTATGCGCCGATCGCTGCCAATGCCGACTCTCACCTGATCTACATTGGCCCCCACGGCCTCACACAAATTGGCGAGTTCATTCATGAAGGATATGCGGGTGGCCAGCATGGCGTTGGCTGCGTACTTGGTGAGTTCCGCGGAGGGAATATCCATGATGATGATTTTGGAATCATCCGTGCGGCAAAACGGTTGATACAGCG is from Candidatus Neomarinimicrobiota bacterium and encodes:
- a CDS encoding UDP-glucose/GDP-mannose dehydrogenase family protein, yielding DSNLGEGRLSFTTDTAAAVRECEFIFIAVGTPQVEDGNADLQHVLTVAQAIGAALPDYRIIVVKSTVPVGSGARIRAAIQDALKPGDTVPGFDMVSNPEFLKEGKAVPDFLSPDRIVIGADSQRAIDRMRTLYQPFCRTDDSKIIIMDIPSAELTKYAANAMLATRISFMNELANLCEAVGANVDQVRVGIGSDRRIGRRYLFPGVGYGGSCFPKDVGALLKTAESVEVPMHVVQAADRANLVQQERLLFKMKAYFGREALAGKTFAVWGLAFKPDTDDVREAPAARIIEGLLEAGASVRAYDPIAAHAFDQAFGLPIDYSDNMYRCLQDAQALILVTDWHHFRRPDFRQMKSTLAEPVIFDGRNQFEPKSMEKYGFTYISIGRPGPGTSPHPNAVPKG